A region of Streptomyces sp. WMMC500 DNA encodes the following proteins:
- a CDS encoding MFS transporter, with protein sequence MAGAESAHGTGAPGAGPARAREARALLAATLVGGPYELIDFVLPLWAGAEIGLGAAGVGALLAVELVFSVLVRPVAGVLADRYERTVVAAAGAALYAVSAAGYALAGGAPAAWAAAAAGGVGGALLWVAVRALAGERLAEDSSVYPRLFAAQETGSWVAFVAGMTLIGQIDYRGVFLGCAAACAAAAVALLTAPRGPAHGGAGRDEGDGGDGGHGRDDGHGRDGAGSGPGAGAAAAGLGSVGRRLRPMLLAVAFTMTAEATVSLLLLLHLQREFDLGVVEVAYVFLPGAIAMSAAAEQLHGLVVRFGRRRALTAASVSGAGFAAGLAWAPHPSVIAGLWILSGLSWAVVLPVQQAVIVEASPGRTGRAMGVYESASLLGSLAGALAAGVLYEGADWTVACLAASATLLAGAVVVPRAVRSLGVADVPPPPPEPKTAPEPKPEPDDDADPGPRSR encoded by the coding sequence GTGGCCGGTGCAGAGTCCGCCCATGGCACGGGCGCCCCGGGCGCGGGCCCGGCGCGGGCGCGGGAGGCGCGCGCGCTGCTGGCGGCGACGCTGGTGGGCGGCCCGTACGAGCTGATCGACTTCGTCCTCCCGCTCTGGGCGGGCGCGGAGATCGGGCTGGGAGCCGCCGGGGTCGGCGCGCTGCTCGCCGTGGAGCTGGTCTTCTCGGTGCTCGTACGGCCGGTCGCGGGCGTGCTCGCGGACCGGTACGAGCGCACCGTCGTCGCCGCCGCGGGCGCCGCGCTCTACGCCGTCTCCGCCGCCGGGTACGCGCTGGCCGGCGGCGCGCCCGCCGCCTGGGCCGCGGCGGCGGCGGGCGGCGTGGGCGGCGCGCTGCTGTGGGTGGCGGTGCGGGCGCTGGCCGGCGAGCGGCTGGCGGAGGACTCCTCGGTCTACCCGCGGCTGTTCGCCGCGCAGGAGACGGGTTCCTGGGTGGCGTTCGTCGCCGGCATGACGCTGATCGGGCAGATCGACTACCGCGGGGTGTTCCTGGGGTGCGCGGCGGCCTGTGCGGCGGCGGCGGTGGCGCTGCTGACGGCACCGCGCGGGCCTGCGCACGGCGGTGCCGGCAGGGACGAGGGGGACGGCGGCGACGGCGGGCACGGCCGGGACGACGGGCACGGCCGGGACGGTGCCGGGAGCGGGCCGGGCGCGGGGGCCGCGGCTGCCGGGCTGGGCTCGGTCGGCCGCCGGCTGCGCCCGATGCTGCTCGCCGTCGCGTTCACCATGACCGCCGAGGCGACCGTCTCCCTGCTGCTCCTCCTCCACCTCCAGCGGGAGTTCGACCTGGGCGTGGTGGAGGTGGCGTACGTCTTCCTGCCGGGCGCCATCGCCATGAGCGCGGCTGCCGAGCAGCTGCACGGGCTGGTGGTGCGCTTCGGCCGGCGGCGGGCGCTCACGGCCGCGTCGGTGTCGGGCGCGGGGTTCGCCGCGGGGCTGGCGTGGGCCCCCCACCCCTCTGTGATCGCGGGGCTGTGGATCCTCAGCGGGCTGTCCTGGGCGGTGGTGCTGCCGGTGCAGCAGGCGGTGATCGTGGAGGCCTCGCCGGGGCGGACGGGCCGGGCGATGGGGGTGTACGAGTCGGCGAGCCTGCTGGGGTCGCTGGCGGGGGCCCTGGCGGCGGGGGTGCTGTACGAGGGCGCCGACTGGACGGTGGCGTGCCTGGCGGCGTCGGCCACGCTGCTGGCGGGCGCGGTGGTCGTGCCCCGGGCGGTACGGAGCCTCGGAGTCGCCGACGTACCGCCCCCGCCCCCGGAGCCGAAGACGGCGCCGGAGCCGAAGCCGGAGCCGGACGACGACGCGGACCCCGGCCCCCGCTCGCGGTGA
- a CDS encoding DUF1330 domain-containing protein — MPAYVIARLQDAAPHPDIADYIERLPGTFEPYGGRYLVHATPHEVMEGDWRGGIVMIGFPGAAEARAWWDSPAYRELAPLRSRHIEGDIILVEGVPEGYVPTAAARAIRDAAAARGTA; from the coding sequence GTGCCCGCCTACGTGATCGCCCGACTGCAGGACGCCGCCCCCCACCCGGACATCGCCGACTACATCGAGCGGCTGCCGGGCACCTTCGAGCCGTACGGCGGCCGTTACCTCGTGCACGCCACGCCGCACGAGGTGATGGAGGGCGACTGGCGCGGGGGCATCGTGATGATCGGCTTCCCCGGGGCGGCCGAGGCGCGGGCCTGGTGGGACTCGCCGGCCTACCGGGAGCTGGCGCCGCTTCGCTCCCGCCACATCGAGGGTGACATCATCCTGGTCGAGGGCGTGCCCGAGGGCTACGTCCCGACCGCCGCGGCCCGTGCGATCCGGGATGCCGCGGCGGCGCGGGGCACCGCGTAG
- a CDS encoding PhzA/PhzB family protein, which translates to MTTPLSGTSHAAAPVFTDHHDLRARNRRAVEQFMQTGAEARLRRYTLYTEDGSASLFYTDMGRPIVVRGREKLKRHGELSMQVLPDWQWSDVHLYQTQDPSVIWVECEGEGTIRFPGYPQGRYRNHFIHGFTLSDGHIVSSREYTNPIEHMRALSIETPHIQRDWIPS; encoded by the coding sequence ATGACGACGCCCTTGTCCGGAACGTCCCATGCCGCCGCTCCGGTGTTCACCGATCACCACGACCTACGGGCCCGCAACCGCAGGGCGGTCGAGCAGTTCATGCAGACCGGGGCCGAGGCCCGGCTGCGCCGCTACACGCTCTACACCGAGGACGGCTCCGCGTCGCTGTTCTACACCGACATGGGGCGGCCCATCGTCGTCCGGGGACGAGAGAAGCTGAAGCGGCACGGCGAGTTGTCGATGCAGGTGCTGCCGGACTGGCAGTGGAGCGACGTGCACCTCTACCAGACGCAGGACCCGTCGGTGATATGGGTCGAGTGCGAGGGCGAGGGCACCATCCGCTTCCCCGGCTATCCCCAGGGCCGCTACCGCAACCACTTCATCCACGGCTTCACGCTCAGCGACGGCCACATCGTCTCCAGCCGGGAGTACACCAACCCGATCGAGCACATGCGCGCGCTGAGCATCGAGACCCCCCACATCCAGCGGGACTGGATCCCCTCCTGA
- a CDS encoding FAD-dependent monooxygenase: MTAPILIAGGGIGGLTAALSLHAAGKDALVIEHARRIDPLGVGIQLLTQGVRELTELGLGDELAELGVATAEYAFCDKSGNRLFSQPRGEATGSRWPQYSIHRGELHLMLLEEVRRRLGSDAVRTGVRLEDFTQHDDRVEVRVTNRESGAVETVEAAALIGADGLNSTVRARLHPDEGPLAWSGQRMWRGVTEGVPPFLTGRSWVGASDGDVTLVAYPIGKGRTNWVCLVRVAEPGPLPDDGPVDDHREGTFKDALHYFEDWSMGWLDVRHLLEYSGTILEYPMVDRDPLPAWGSGRVTLLGDAAHPMYPAGGNGAAQAVLDARVLAYELAQADGDVPAGLAAYERVRVEQANAVVMAARAMERATSPDTWDRAQVTQMMEMYRKKAESEVAQLNSRPSLTPPGRQ, from the coding sequence ATGACCGCTCCCATACTCATCGCCGGCGGCGGCATCGGCGGCCTCACCGCCGCGCTGAGCCTGCACGCCGCCGGAAAGGACGCGCTCGTCATCGAGCACGCCCGCCGCATCGACCCCCTCGGCGTCGGCATCCAACTCCTCACCCAGGGCGTCCGCGAGCTGACCGAACTGGGCCTCGGCGACGAACTCGCCGAACTCGGCGTGGCCACCGCCGAGTACGCCTTCTGCGACAAGTCCGGCAACCGTCTCTTCTCCCAGCCGCGCGGCGAGGCGACCGGCTCCAGGTGGCCGCAGTACTCGATCCACCGCGGCGAGTTGCACCTGATGCTCCTGGAGGAGGTCCGCCGGCGGCTCGGCTCCGACGCCGTCCGCACCGGTGTCCGGCTGGAGGACTTCACCCAGCACGACGACCGGGTCGAGGTCCGCGTGACGAACCGCGAGAGCGGTGCCGTCGAGACCGTGGAGGCCGCCGCGCTGATCGGCGCGGACGGGCTGAACTCCACGGTCCGCGCCCGGCTGCACCCCGACGAGGGGCCGCTGGCCTGGTCCGGCCAGCGGATGTGGCGCGGCGTGACCGAGGGCGTCCCGCCGTTCCTCACCGGCCGCTCGTGGGTCGGGGCGAGCGACGGAGACGTGACGCTCGTCGCGTACCCGATCGGCAAGGGCCGGACCAACTGGGTCTGCCTGGTACGGGTGGCCGAGCCGGGTCCGCTGCCCGACGACGGCCCCGTCGACGACCACCGCGAGGGCACGTTCAAGGACGCGCTGCACTACTTCGAGGACTGGTCGATGGGCTGGCTCGACGTGCGCCACCTGCTGGAGTACTCCGGGACCATCCTGGAGTACCCCATGGTCGACCGCGACCCGCTGCCCGCCTGGGGCAGCGGCCGGGTCACGCTCCTCGGCGACGCCGCCCACCCCATGTATCCGGCGGGGGGCAACGGCGCGGCGCAGGCCGTCCTCGACGCGCGCGTGCTCGCCTACGAACTGGCGCAGGCCGACGGGGACGTGCCGGCGGGACTCGCCGCGTACGAGCGCGTCCGCGTGGAGCAGGCCAACGCCGTGGTCATGGCGGCCCGGGCCATGGAGCGGGCCACGAGCCCCGACACCTGGGACCGCGCACAGGTCACCCAGATGATGGAGATGTACCGCAAGAAGGCGGAGAGCGAGGTGGCGCAGCTCAACTCCCGCCCCTCTCTCACCCCGCCCGGCCGGCAGTAG
- a CDS encoding aromatic prenyltransferase has product MPEATKLETIYSAVEESARLVEAPCTREKVWPALDTFGQWLDDAHIIFSMGSGERYRGELAFDFILPAEAGDPYAAAVAGGLLDKTDHPIGGLLPEIADRFPIDGYGVDFGIVGGFRKAVVFFPIPEPQSMRELAKLPSMPPGLAEHAESFAAAGLDGKVSAIGVDHRSRSWNLYISGLTPEFTRPDAVRATVRDMGLPEPSERMLEFISTSFAMYPSFRWDSTRIERICFSTRTSDPDLLPSRSDPRVATFARDMPTVHGGEPRYVYAGTVAPGEEFFKLAGYYQLSSQVSERVRPAD; this is encoded by the coding sequence ATGCCCGAAGCCACCAAGCTGGAAACCATTTATTCAGCGGTTGAGGAATCCGCCCGGCTAGTGGAAGCGCCGTGCACCCGGGAGAAGGTCTGGCCGGCTTTGGACACCTTCGGCCAGTGGCTCGACGACGCCCACATCATCTTCAGCATGGGCAGCGGCGAGCGGTACCGGGGCGAGCTGGCCTTCGACTTCATCCTGCCCGCCGAGGCCGGCGACCCCTACGCCGCCGCCGTGGCCGGCGGCCTGCTGGACAAGACCGACCACCCGATCGGCGGGCTGCTCCCCGAGATCGCCGACCGCTTCCCCATCGACGGCTACGGTGTGGACTTCGGCATCGTGGGCGGCTTCCGGAAGGCCGTCGTCTTCTTCCCGATACCCGAGCCGCAGAGCATGCGGGAGCTCGCGAAGCTGCCGTCCATGCCCCCGGGCCTCGCCGAGCACGCCGAGTCCTTCGCCGCCGCCGGGCTCGACGGCAAGGTCTCCGCCATCGGCGTCGACCACCGCAGCCGGTCGTGGAACCTCTACATCAGCGGGCTCACCCCCGAGTTCACGCGCCCCGACGCGGTCCGCGCCACCGTCCGCGACATGGGGCTGCCCGAGCCGAGCGAGCGGATGCTGGAGTTCATCAGCACCTCGTTCGCCATGTACCCGAGCTTCCGCTGGGACTCCACCCGGATCGAGCGCATCTGCTTCTCCACGCGGACCTCGGACCCGGACCTGCTGCCGTCCCGCAGCGATCCCCGCGTCGCGACGTTCGCCCGCGACATGCCGACCGTGCACGGCGGCGAGCCCCGGTACGTCTACGCCGGCACGGTGGCGCCCGGCGAGGAGTTCTTCAAGCTCGCCGGGTACTACCAGTTGTCCTCTCAGGTGTCCGAGCGGGTCCGGCCCGCGGACTGA
- a CDS encoding SAM-dependent methyltransferase — MTVDGNSAGREGRMPLPDARKPHPSRFWDYALGGRDNVYADRDLLAEAEQIMPDLKVLTREQRLFVDRAVAYWVGEAGVRQILDIGGGMPTDIYDNVHEVAHRIAPETRVVYVDKNPVAVAHMSALQADGEYTVALEGDVRDPDTILFNEVVRATLDFSMPVGVLMSGILHFLTDEEDPAAIVHRVHEAVVPGSYLAINHISSDIDPRVPDVIEMFRRASDPLVDRSRADLERILDGWTPVDPGLVPVSRWRPAGETQNACDAYGAVLRKH, encoded by the coding sequence ATGACGGTGGACGGGAACTCGGCCGGGCGCGAGGGGAGAATGCCGCTGCCGGACGCGCGCAAGCCCCACCCGTCGCGCTTCTGGGACTACGCGCTGGGCGGCCGTGACAACGTGTACGCCGACCGCGATCTCCTGGCGGAGGCCGAGCAGATCATGCCCGACCTCAAGGTGCTCACGCGGGAGCAGCGGCTCTTCGTCGACCGCGCCGTCGCGTACTGGGTCGGCGAGGCCGGCGTCCGGCAGATCCTCGACATCGGCGGCGGCATGCCCACGGACATCTACGACAACGTCCACGAGGTCGCCCACCGCATCGCCCCCGAGACCCGGGTGGTGTACGTCGACAAGAACCCGGTCGCCGTGGCGCACATGTCGGCTCTCCAGGCCGACGGCGAGTACACCGTCGCCCTCGAAGGCGACGTGCGCGACCCCGACACCATCCTGTTCAACGAGGTCGTCAGGGCCACCCTGGACTTCTCGATGCCCGTGGGCGTACTGATGTCGGGCATCCTGCACTTCCTCACCGACGAGGAGGACCCGGCGGCCATCGTGCACCGGGTCCACGAGGCGGTGGTGCCGGGCAGTTACCTGGCGATCAACCACATCTCGTCCGACATCGACCCCCGGGTGCCGGACGTCATCGAGATGTTCCGCCGCGCCAGCGACCCGCTGGTCGACCGGAGCCGCGCCGACCTGGAGCGGATCCTCGACGGCTGGACACCCGTCGACCCGGGTCTCGTCCCGGTCAGCCGGTGGCGCCCGGCGGGCGAGACGCAGAACGCGTGCGACGCGTACGGGGCGGTGCTCCGCAAGCACTGA